The Actinosynnema mirum DSM 43827 genomic interval GTCGAGCCCGAACCAGCGCAGCTCGGCGCACTTGTCCGGCTCCGCGTTGACCGGCTCGCCGCCCCAGGCCGCGACCACGAAGAACAGCCCCAGCCGCGGCTCGACGCCGGGCGCGGTGGCGTGGGCGGTGTGCACGAGCCGCAGGTCGGCCTCGGCGATCGTCACGCCCAGCTCCTCGTGCGCCTCGCGGGCGGCGGCGGTGAGCGCGGACTCGCCCGCGTCGAGCTTGCCGGACGGCAGGTGCCAGCGGTTGTCGAACCGCGGGTGCGCGGGATCGCGGCGCAGCGACAGCAGCACCTCCGAACCGGAGCCGGAGCCCGGACCTGAACCAGGGCCTGGGCGCAGCAGGAGCAGGTGCACGTCGATCAGGTGGCGGTCGGCCACGGCGGTCCCCCTCGTGTCCCCGGAACGTCTCGTTGATCTTCTCGGGTGTGGCTGACGAATGGGAGACCGACATCGAGGATTCCGCCGGGGCGGTGGCCCGGCTGGTCGAGCGCGCGGTCCGGGAGGTGCCGCTGCCCGCGTCCACCGCGACCCGGCTGCGCGCCCACCCG includes:
- a CDS encoding NUDIX hydrolase; translated protein: MADRHLIDVHLLLLRPGPGSGPGSGSGSEVLLSLRRDPAHPRFDNRWHLPSGKLDAGESALTAAAREAHEELGVTIAEADLRLVHTAHATAPGVEPRLGLFFVVAAWGGEPVNAEPDKCAELRWFGLDALPDDLIEYSLLGLDGHRTATPFSVYGW